A window from Pyrococcus yayanosii CH1 encodes these proteins:
- a CDS encoding metal ABC transporter ATP-binding protein → MRAIEAENLEIYYGEYKAIEGLTFYLEQGETLLLLGPNGAGKTTLLKVLAGFHTNYRGKVLIFGKRPDEAREFVAYVPQSFALNVRVPLSALEVVAMGALYRSGLAHLNIPPDVVRRAQEVLEFLGIGDVANEPFRNLSGGQKQRVLIARALISNPRILLLDEPLSALDPKARIDATAILSKIKDEMSITMVITTHDVNPLIEIGDKVMLIDRRLVAFGGPEEVLKDEVIAKVYGSASKTIRVGERLYCIIGDVHMPREVAP, encoded by the coding sequence ATGAGGGCCATAGAGGCTGAGAACTTGGAAATCTATTACGGAGAATATAAGGCCATTGAAGGCCTGACGTTTTACCTCGAGCAAGGAGAGACCCTCCTGCTCCTGGGACCGAATGGAGCTGGCAAGACGACACTCCTCAAGGTTCTTGCGGGGTTTCACACAAATTACAGGGGAAAGGTTCTCATATTTGGGAAGAGGCCTGATGAGGCGAGGGAATTCGTTGCGTACGTTCCACAGAGCTTCGCCCTTAACGTTCGTGTTCCCCTCTCCGCTCTCGAAGTCGTCGCGATGGGGGCTCTCTACAGGTCGGGTTTGGCCCATCTCAACATACCTCCCGATGTTGTAAGGAGAGCCCAAGAAGTTCTCGAGTTTCTGGGCATTGGGGATGTAGCAAATGAGCCCTTCAGGAACCTGAGCGGGGGCCAGAAGCAAAGGGTCCTCATAGCGAGGGCCCTGATATCAAATCCTCGCATCCTTCTCTTGGACGAGCCCCTCTCTGCCCTCGACCCGAAGGCGAGAATCGACGCAACGGCTATCCTCTCCAAGATAAAGGATGAAATGAGCATAACAATGGTGATAACGACCCATGACGTCAACCCTCTCATCGAGATCGGTGATAAGGTCATGCTCATAGACAGGAGGCTCGTGGCCTTTGGTGGACCTGAGGAGGTACTCAAGGATGAGGTAATCGCGAAAGTCTATGGTTCCGCATCAAAGACGATCAGGGTTGGGGAGAGGCTTTACTGCATAATAGGTGACGTCCACATGCCCAGGGAGGTGGCTCCATGA
- a CDS encoding metal ABC transporter permease: MIPEYLFRALLASVMVGTLLGMLSPLINIKGAAFLTHATFHSLLFGAVLGMILGLIFGNLSLIFWVSLPIAIMVVIAVAELEMRGYSADTAVGAVAGLVAGLTVLGFGLLYKVMASRPYFALSESIVTYLTGEIFLVTLEDLWMLVLGGIIIFGLMLLFYRDFVYLSFDPEGMESCGGHVRLYLILLYILVGATGGLIVKTVGLITLQVVAVLPGAIAMSLAKSVRELMGISLAITLSVQLASVLLGYVLDMPPSGIATIFLGMLYGGLMVRRRLQ; the protein is encoded by the coding sequence ATGATACCTGAGTACCTCTTCAGGGCCCTGCTGGCAAGCGTTATGGTTGGGACGCTCCTTGGGATGCTCAGCCCTCTCATCAACATCAAGGGGGCCGCATTTCTCACTCACGCAACCTTTCACTCGCTTCTCTTCGGTGCCGTGCTGGGGATGATACTTGGCCTCATATTCGGAAACCTCTCCCTTATCTTCTGGGTCTCTCTACCAATCGCCATAATGGTTGTCATCGCGGTGGCCGAGCTGGAGATGAGAGGGTACTCGGCAGACACGGCCGTGGGAGCCGTTGCTGGGCTTGTTGCAGGCCTGACGGTCCTCGGCTTTGGCCTCCTCTACAAAGTCATGGCCTCCCGGCCCTACTTTGCCCTATCCGAGAGTATAGTTACGTACCTGACGGGCGAGATATTCCTCGTGACACTCGAGGACCTCTGGATGCTCGTCCTCGGCGGTATCATAATCTTTGGGCTCATGCTCCTTTTTTACAGGGACTTTGTGTACCTGAGCTTTGATCCTGAGGGAATGGAGAGCTGCGGAGGACACGTCCGCCTCTACCTCATCCTCCTCTACATCCTTGTTGGAGCCACAGGAGGCCTCATAGTTAAGACGGTCGGCCTTATAACCCTCCAGGTCGTTGCCGTCCTGCCAGGGGCTATAGCCATGAGCCTCGCGAAAAGCGTCAGAGAGCTGATGGGGATAAGTCTCGCCATAACCCTTTCGGTTCAGCTCGCCTCCGTCCTCCTTGGCTATGTCCTTGACATGCCCCCGAGCGGTATAGCGACGATATTCCTTGGCATGCTCTATGGAGGACTCATGGTGAGGAGGCGGCTACAATGA
- the rnhB gene encoding ribonuclease HII, producing MKVAGIDEAGRGPVLGPLVIVAVVVDEKKMTELEGIGVRDSKALTPKKREKLFERILSMVDDYSIVLVEPPEIDARAGTMNELEVEKFAQALNSLKVKPDVVYVDSADVRSERFGLALREKLAFDAKVVSEHKADAKYPVVSAASILAKVIRDREIEKLKLEYGDFGSGYPSDPRTRAFLEDYYRRHGDFPPMVRRTWKTVKEIEKQLGRKGQLTLDQFLP from the coding sequence ATGAAGGTAGCGGGGATAGACGAGGCCGGTAGGGGACCCGTCCTGGGACCCCTCGTCATCGTGGCGGTGGTTGTTGACGAAAAGAAAATGACAGAGCTCGAGGGCATCGGCGTGAGAGACTCCAAGGCCCTAACGCCCAAGAAGAGGGAGAAACTCTTCGAGAGGATACTCTCGATGGTGGATGACTACTCCATCGTGCTCGTGGAGCCGCCGGAGATAGACGCCAGGGCGGGAACCATGAATGAGCTGGAGGTCGAGAAGTTCGCCCAGGCCTTGAACTCGCTGAAGGTGAAGCCTGACGTGGTCTACGTGGACTCGGCCGATGTCAGAAGCGAGAGGTTTGGGCTTGCCCTCCGGGAGAAGCTAGCCTTCGATGCGAAGGTTGTGTCGGAGCACAAGGCCGACGCGAAGTATCCTGTTGTTTCTGCCGCATCAATTTTGGCCAAGGTAATAAGGGATAGAGAAATAGAGAAGCTTAAGCTGGAGTATGGCGATTTTGGCTCCGGATATCCGAGCGATCCGAGGACAAGGGCATTTCTCGAGGACTACTACAGGAGACATGGAGACTTCCCCCCGATGGTCCGCAGGACATGGAAGACGGTTAAGGAAATTGAGAAACAGCTGGGGAGAAAGGGCCAACTTACCCTCGACCAATTCTTGCCCTGA
- a CDS encoding dolichyl-phosphate-mannose--protein mannosyltransferase: MDYALLKRNWKTLIFLLYVLLLVGGSTYYMLMWASRVNDYMGDEVWYVPATRNVLARLGINVHYVNGSYEGVNVILKEPEYRGEVRVSFLGLTITGKYRNYPHVPEFARRLGIRVEIIPYNVSTLDSAHFDSLKLKVWEIANRCGFKDYVPYQNFPGVYYEIPTNCTAEFVANVSRLGNLSVVTGFRYPDKENIHRYLNTEHPFLGKDIIALGMLLGDKPIFWRLPGIIEHIIIDLVVLYVAYRLTKSYLAAGIALLFVALDPLLFATSIVAMLDIHVAFFVSLFLLTLTLNRDRLSGLTLGLATATKLSGAFVFPVLWIKLIRKGSVKEFLISGILLPAAGFLLPELPIIKAMGFVPWLQEFLASFSWHLSFKGEHPASSPFWMWFISLKPFPFHYSPDVYAVTDPILMLSMVAFIFAIPYAARRQVKLAEIFGAFWSVVVFFALQWILGGKTQFIFYATPLVPPGAIVLGVLGHDIIRWEYFEESLRIYWRWIRGILKEIRARIGRG, translated from the coding sequence TTGGATTACGCTCTACTGAAGAGGAACTGGAAGACACTGATCTTCCTGCTTTACGTTCTCCTCCTCGTAGGGGGGAGCACTTACTACATGCTCATGTGGGCCTCAAGGGTCAACGACTATATGGGTGATGAGGTCTGGTATGTTCCTGCCACAAGAAACGTCCTCGCAAGACTTGGCATAAACGTTCATTACGTCAATGGGAGCTACGAGGGCGTCAACGTAATCCTGAAGGAGCCCGAGTATCGGGGGGAAGTTAGGGTTTCCTTTCTCGGCCTGACGATCACGGGAAAATACCGCAACTACCCTCACGTACCTGAATTCGCGAGAAGGCTCGGGATAAGGGTGGAAATAATCCCCTACAACGTCTCAACGCTTGACTCGGCCCATTTTGATAGCCTCAAGCTGAAGGTGTGGGAGATAGCCAATAGGTGCGGATTCAAGGATTACGTGCCCTATCAGAACTTTCCCGGCGTTTACTACGAGATTCCGACCAACTGCACGGCCGAGTTCGTGGCCAACGTTTCAAGGCTCGGCAACCTCTCCGTTGTGACGGGCTTCCGCTATCCCGACAAGGAAAACATCCATCGCTACCTGAACACGGAGCACCCCTTCCTCGGCAAGGATATAATCGCTCTCGGCATGCTCCTAGGAGACAAACCCATCTTCTGGCGCCTGCCGGGCATCATCGAGCACATCATCATCGATTTAGTCGTCCTCTACGTGGCCTACAGGCTCACGAAAAGCTACCTGGCGGCGGGGATAGCCCTCCTCTTCGTCGCCCTCGATCCCCTGCTTTTCGCTACCTCCATAGTGGCCATGCTGGACATCCATGTTGCCTTCTTCGTGTCCCTCTTCCTCCTAACGCTCACCCTGAACAGGGACAGGCTCTCAGGCCTGACCCTCGGTCTTGCAACTGCAACCAAGCTGAGCGGTGCTTTCGTCTTCCCCGTCCTCTGGATCAAGCTCATAAGAAAGGGAAGCGTCAAAGAATTCCTGATTTCGGGTATTCTCCTGCCAGCGGCTGGCTTCCTTCTTCCTGAGCTTCCCATAATAAAGGCCATGGGTTTTGTACCATGGCTTCAGGAGTTCCTCGCAAGCTTCTCGTGGCACCTGAGCTTCAAGGGGGAGCACCCGGCCAGTTCTCCCTTCTGGATGTGGTTTATCTCCCTCAAGCCCTTTCCGTTTCACTACAGCCCGGACGTCTACGCCGTGACGGACCCTATACTGATGCTGTCCATGGTAGCATTCATATTCGCGATTCCCTACGCGGCCAGAAGGCAGGTCAAGCTCGCCGAAATTTTTGGCGCCTTCTGGTCCGTGGTGGTCTTCTTCGCCCTACAGTGGATCCTCGGAGGGAAAACTCAGTTCATATTCTACGCGACGCCCCTTGTCCCTCCAGGGGCCATCGTCCTTGGAGTGCTCGGCCACGACATAATTAGGTGGGAGTACTTCGAGGAATCCCTAAGAATTTACTGGAGGTGGATAAGGGGGATCCTGAAGGAAATCAGGGCAAGAATTGGTCGAGGGTAA
- a CDS encoding molybdopterin molybdotransferase MoeA → MEFKRLTPYQEALKLMLDDLGEVNDEEVSLKEALGRVLAEDVTTPFEIPPFNRAAVDGYALRAEDTFAAREYSPVTLEVIEEVPAGRAPRKRVEPGKSIKVLTGAKIPEGANAVLMQEHAIREGNLIRVLRPVAPGQNVAFAGEDVKKGQVVLRKGQILRPQDLAILKALGVKRVRVKRRPRVGIIVTGDELIDEPSEDAFRAGKIVETNSVMLMGLVERYFGEPVFYGVLPDDPHEIREAMEMAKKENDLVLVTGGSAFGDRDYAHHFVRLLFHGTTIKPGRPIGYGERVFVMSGYPVAVFAQFHLFVKHALAKLVGARDCEIRVRARLMERVPSQLGRYEFVKVRYEGGIARPIKRRGSGIMSSLVESNGYLVIPEDSEGYLEGEEVWITLY, encoded by the coding sequence ATGGAGTTCAAGAGGCTCACCCCTTACCAAGAGGCTCTAAAGCTCATGCTGGACGATCTCGGGGAGGTTAATGATGAAGAGGTTTCCCTAAAGGAAGCCCTCGGAAGAGTTCTCGCCGAGGACGTAACGACCCCCTTTGAAATTCCCCCCTTTAACAGGGCCGCCGTCGATGGCTACGCCCTCAGGGCCGAGGATACCTTCGCTGCAAGGGAGTACAGTCCGGTAACGCTTGAGGTCATTGAGGAGGTTCCCGCCGGAAGGGCTCCACGAAAGAGGGTTGAGCCCGGAAAGAGCATCAAGGTTCTCACTGGCGCTAAGATACCTGAGGGGGCAAACGCTGTCCTCATGCAGGAGCACGCCATAAGGGAAGGTAACTTGATCAGAGTCCTAAGGCCTGTGGCCCCAGGCCAAAATGTCGCATTCGCAGGGGAAGATGTGAAGAAAGGACAGGTTGTCCTTAGGAAGGGGCAAATCCTGAGGCCCCAGGATCTCGCGATCCTTAAGGCCCTCGGCGTTAAGAGGGTGAGGGTCAAGAGAAGGCCGAGGGTCGGGATAATCGTCACGGGCGATGAGCTCATCGATGAGCCGAGCGAGGACGCCTTTAGGGCCGGAAAAATAGTCGAGACGAACTCCGTCATGCTGATGGGCCTTGTGGAGAGGTACTTTGGCGAGCCCGTCTTCTACGGTGTTCTTCCAGATGACCCGCATGAGATCAGGGAGGCTATGGAGATGGCTAAGAAAGAGAATGACCTCGTGCTCGTGACCGGAGGTAGCGCCTTCGGCGATAGGGACTACGCCCACCACTTCGTCAGGCTCCTCTTCCACGGGACGACTATAAAGCCCGGGAGGCCAATTGGTTACGGAGAGAGAGTCTTCGTCATGAGCGGTTATCCCGTTGCAGTTTTCGCTCAGTTCCACCTCTTCGTCAAGCACGCCCTCGCTAAGCTCGTCGGCGCTAGGGACTGCGAGATTAGGGTGAGGGCACGGTTAATGGAGAGGGTGCCCAGCCAGCTCGGCCGCTATGAGTTCGTGAAGGTAAGGTACGAAGGGGGCATCGCGAGGCCGATAAAGAGGAGGGGAAGCGGGATTATGAGCTCCCTGGTCGAGAGCAATGGCTACCTCGTCATCCCAGAGGACAGCGAAGGATATCTTGAGGGGGAGGAAGTTTGGATTACGCTCTACTGA